One segment of Chionomys nivalis chromosome 3, mChiNiv1.1, whole genome shotgun sequence DNA contains the following:
- the LOC130871350 gene encoding uncharacterized protein LOC130871350 yields the protein MHIASHSEWRQRHSLQAPSLRTVVLILGVFTVSHAFTLPQPLLRTQHDLSWSCAILLHKFTNIYLLAGSTQKTSTPNSVTGQEQQMNKVSTLTLQLQMMTQERNELRGILANYTNKDLNNRLNFELEMVNMEHKKVMLDLQKFPMEMREALYKCKELTEETVSYSILHKQLLSERTQWKKKVSMLKEENQKLWREQISLQESCEKVKNHCEEADEKICELCAEEEEHDLELATVPDESLLQTDLLQQEPCVCQANEPPLTPVPCNLGIHGMGFLP from the exons ATGCACATAGCTAGCCACAGTGAGTGGAGACAGAGGCATAGCTTACAGGCTCCCAGTTTGAGGACAGTTGTCCTGATCCTTGGGGTCTTTACTGTGTCCCATGCATTCACTCTTCCTCAGCCTCTTCTTCGAACTCAACATGATCTCTCCTGGTCCTGTGCCATACTACTGCATAAATTCACTAATATTTATCTACTTGCAGGGAGTACTCAAAAAACATCAACCCCAAACTCTGTTACTGGGCAGGAGCAGCAGATGAACAAGGTGTCTACACTGACCCTGCAGCTTCAGATGATGACCCAAGAAAGGAATGAACTTCGTGGAATCCTGGCTAATTATACCAACAAGGATTTGAACAACAG GCTAAATTTTGAGTTGGAGATGGTGAATATGGAGCATAAGAAAGTGATGTTGGATCTACAGAAATTCCCCATGGAGATGAGAGAGGCCTTGTACAAGTGCAAGGAGCTGACTGAGGAAACTGTTTCTTACAG CATCCTTCACAAGCAGCTCCTGAGTGAGCGAACTCAGTGGAAGAAAAAAGTGAGCATGTTGAAAGAGgagaaccaaaagctatggagggAGCAGATTTCcctgcaagagtcctgtgagaaGGTGAAGAATCACTGTGAAGAGGCCGATGAGAAGATCTGTGAGCTATGTgccgaggaggaggag CATGATCTGGAGCTGGCCACAGTCCCGGATGAGAGCCTCCTGCAGACGGACCTGCTGCAGCAGGAGCCCTGTGTGTGCCAGGCCAATGAGCCACCATTGACTCCTGTCCCCTGCAACCTTGGCATTCATGGAATGGGTTTTCTTCCTTGA